In Coprobacter tertius, the sequence CAGCCATTGTAACAGCCATATATTTTTCTCCTATTGGTTATGTTAGTTAGTAAGATTAAGCGCAAAAGAGTAAGGCCTTTCGAGTCTTACTCTTTGCACATTTTATTAAATGTTTTTATTCTTCCGTTTCTTTGAGGAACTTTTCGGCAACGTTAGCGTTGAGGGCTTCGTCGTCTTCTTTTTTGGTTCTCTCTTTTTTAGCTACACGGGTTTTGCGCTCTTTTTTGGGAGCTGCTTCGCCTTCGGTTGCTTCGGTATCGATCTTTTCAGCTTTTCTTTCTTCGAGACCTTCCTGCATAGCACCGCAAACAGCATCGAGAATTACTTCGATCGATTTGGTTGCGTCGTCATTAGCGGGGATTACGAAATCGATATTGGAAGGATCGGAATTAGTATCTACCATGGCAAATACCGGTATGCCCAAGCGATTAGCTTCGCGTACGGCAATGTGTTCTTTCATTACGTCTATTACGAAAAGGGCAGATGGAAGACGAGTCAGATCGGCAATACTACCGAGTGTCTTTTCGAGTTTAGCGCGTTGACGGGTAACCT encodes:
- the rpsB gene encoding 30S ribosomal protein S2 — protein: MAITNFDQLLEAGVHFGHLKRKWNPAMAPYIFMERNGIHIIDLYKTVAKIEDAAAALKQIAKSGKKVLFVATKKQAKQVVADKAAAINMPYVIERWPGGMLTNFPTIRKAVKKMTTIDKMTKDGTFDNLSKREKLQVTRQRAKLEKTLGSIADLTRLPSALFVIDVMKEHIAVREANRLGIPVFAMVDTNSDPSNIDFVIPANDDATKSIEVILDAVCGAMQEGLEERKAEKIDTEATEGEAAPKKERKTRVAKKERTKKEDDEALNANVAEKFLKETEE